Proteins encoded by one window of Mycolicibacterium cosmeticum:
- a CDS encoding aminoglycoside phosphotransferase family protein, translated as MSATAPPIAQPLRAMGLFTGAITADPAPTMASPSWWGADSECFDVRGDDESGTTSAAFVKSMIGHAGAYIDIPHAFAAAAEAGLRGVGPAVYAADPTAGILVLENLVDTSSTATLDIFDDDARLEQLIALRAQVHDFGAITRTATVFDDIRTLTALATTNGVTLPADFDWMLRMLVMAEKRIAATGFDLVPCHGDGNVSNVLLADDGRMLLVDWDVAALMDPLQDIGVLLAEVRPFDSTAREVFAAAWGSFDQALFDRARVYGVADCVRWGLIGAYADHARPGTLEYSKLSDWQFLRARAGLGEKAFFDRVNNL; from the coding sequence ATGAGTGCCACCGCGCCGCCGATAGCGCAGCCGTTGCGGGCCATGGGCCTGTTCACCGGCGCCATCACGGCCGATCCCGCCCCCACGATGGCCAGCCCGAGTTGGTGGGGTGCGGACTCCGAGTGTTTCGATGTGCGCGGTGACGACGAGTCCGGCACGACGTCAGCTGCTTTCGTCAAGTCGATGATCGGCCACGCGGGCGCCTATATCGACATTCCGCACGCATTCGCCGCCGCGGCGGAGGCCGGTCTGCGCGGGGTGGGTCCCGCGGTGTACGCGGCCGATCCCACCGCCGGAATCCTGGTCCTGGAGAACCTGGTCGACACCTCATCCACGGCGACTCTGGATATCTTCGACGACGACGCCCGGCTGGAACAGCTGATCGCGCTACGGGCGCAGGTACACGATTTCGGCGCGATTACCCGCACGGCCACCGTCTTCGACGACATCCGCACCTTGACCGCACTGGCCACGACCAACGGGGTGACCCTGCCTGCCGACTTCGACTGGATGCTGCGCATGCTGGTCATGGCCGAGAAGCGGATAGCGGCAACGGGTTTCGACCTGGTGCCGTGCCACGGTGACGGCAACGTGTCGAATGTGCTGCTTGCCGACGACGGCCGGATGTTGCTGGTGGATTGGGATGTCGCGGCGTTGATGGATCCACTGCAGGATATCGGCGTTCTGCTGGCTGAGGTCCGCCCGTTCGACTCGACGGCGCGTGAGGTGTTCGCGGCGGCCTGGGGGAGTTTCGATCAAGCGCTGTTCGACCGCGCGCGGGTCTACGGTGTCGCCGACTGTGTCCGTTGGGGACTGATCGGCGCCTACGCGGACCACGCGCGTCCGGGCACCCTCGAATACTCGAAACTCTCCGACTGGCAGTTCCTGCGGGCGCGGGCCGGTCTCGGCGAGAAAGCGTTCTTCGATCGGGTGAACAACCTGTGA